The following proteins are co-located in the Dehalococcoides mccartyi 195 genome:
- a CDS encoding iron-containing alcohol dehydrogenase: MITTFELSTRIIFGVGSISSLNHEASLLGRHALLVTGKNSVRRLGILERAAFLLKEACIQTTLFDRVEPNPRSSTVDEAIALAREKGIDLIIALGGGSAMDAAKAIAFGLACEGPVWDYIKQGEYPEGDFLPLIMIPTVAASGSEANGNAVISNWEKHEKRVISDSRLQPKVSLVDPLLTLSLPSRQTAQGGVDIFCHLAEPYLTAADDAPLRDGMAELAMRLVTEYLPKAVKTPHDLQARTQLSWLSTIACSQFMSLGGRSGGMTMHGLEHALSGYYDIAHADGLAALLPAYMRNLYPVRRHRIEMLGEKVFGQTDGIAAVENWLKKNNMGFSLKELGVSEAKIDEMAAAAIVMSPWVKNHPGLLDKRVAASLYSDAFN; this comes from the coding sequence ATGATAACAACATTTGAGCTATCCACCCGCATTATCTTCGGGGTGGGCAGCATAAGCAGCCTTAATCACGAAGCTTCACTGCTGGGCAGGCACGCTTTGCTGGTCACCGGTAAAAATTCGGTACGCCGTTTAGGCATACTGGAACGGGCCGCATTTTTGCTGAAAGAGGCCTGTATTCAAACCACCCTGTTTGACAGGGTAGAGCCCAACCCCCGTTCGTCTACGGTAGATGAGGCTATTGCCTTAGCCAGAGAGAAAGGGATAGACCTGATTATTGCTTTGGGCGGCGGAAGCGCTATGGATGCCGCCAAGGCCATTGCTTTCGGGCTGGCCTGTGAAGGACCTGTTTGGGATTACATAAAACAGGGAGAGTACCCTGAGGGTGATTTTCTGCCTCTTATTATGATACCCACCGTTGCCGCCAGCGGCTCGGAGGCAAACGGGAATGCGGTTATTTCCAACTGGGAAAAGCATGAAAAAAGGGTTATTTCGGATAGCCGTCTTCAGCCCAAAGTATCTCTGGTAGACCCCCTGCTGACCCTCAGCCTGCCTTCCCGCCAAACAGCCCAGGGCGGAGTAGATATATTCTGCCATCTGGCAGAACCTTATCTGACCGCCGCAGATGATGCTCCCCTGCGGGACGGAATGGCTGAACTGGCCATGCGGCTGGTAACAGAATATTTACCCAAAGCGGTTAAGACCCCGCATGACCTTCAGGCCCGCACCCAGCTTAGCTGGCTTTCAACTATTGCCTGTTCCCAGTTTATGTCACTGGGCGGCAGAAGCGGCGGCATGACCATGCACGGCTTGGAGCATGCCTTAAGCGGTTACTATGACATTGCTCACGCTGACGGTTTGGCTGCCCTTTTGCCGGCTTACATGAGAAACCTTTACCCGGTGCGGCGGCACCGTATAGAAATGCTGGGGGAAAAAGTATTCGGGCAGACAGACGGGATAGCAGCAGTTGAAAACTGGCTCAAAAAAAATAATATGGGTTTCAGCCTGAAAGAGCTGGGGGTTTCCGAAGCTAAAATTGATGAAATGGCGGCGGCGGCAATCGTGATGTCACCCTGGGTGAAAAACCATCCCGGTCTCCTTGACAAGAGGGTGGCTGCAAGTCTATACTCTGATGCTTTTAATTAA
- a CDS encoding ATP-dependent Clp protease ATP-binding subunit: MSSRFDKFSERARRVLTYAQEEAQSLNHNYIGTEHILLGLVREEEGVAARVLVNMDVNLAKVRSAVEFILGRGEHPATSETGLTSRAKKVIELGIDEARNLGHNYIGTEHLLLGLLREGEGAAAGVLESFGVTVEKVRTEVGRILNQGLNKPKAGRATPSRTPQLDQLGFDLTAAARTGKLDPVIGRAKEIERVVQILSRRTKNNPALIGEPGVGKTSIVEGLAQRIVSGDVPETLEQKHIISLDVASLVAGTKYRGEFEERLKKVIEEIKTAGNIILFIDEFHTMVGAGAAEGAVDAANILKPSLARGEVQVIGATTLDDFRKYVERDAAFERRFQPVLVEEPAIEDTLSILRGIKERYEEHHKLIISEEAIVAAANMAARYIPDRFLPDKAIDLVDEAASRVRIKKRTKPVSLKEMKAIEDSYRRDKEAALATQQYDYASELRERELQIAEKIRRMEDEWQNEQAMDKPVVGEEDIAQVVSMWTGVPLVQLTGDETERLLHMEEALHERIIGQEEAIVTISKAVRRARAGLKDPRHPIGNFVFLGPTGVGKTELARALAQFMFGSEDALVRLDMSEFMEKFAVSRLVGAPPGYVGYDEGGQLTEAVRRKSYCLILLDEIEKAHPDVFNILLQIFDDGHLTDTKGRRVDFRNTIIIMTSNIGAELIRKGSGTIGFATQTDESKAQQTNFEHMKDKLLGELKKSFRPEFLNRIDSVVVFHSLNKEQIRSIVDLMLKSVIKQMSEKGIGLEVTDSAKDLLGKKGYDEVYGARPLRRTIQTMLEDRLSEDLLRAKFEAGDKVIVDTAEDEIIVRLAEPAELSQATS; encoded by the coding sequence ATGTCTAGCAGATTTGATAAATTTTCTGAAAGAGCGCGCCGGGTTCTTACCTATGCACAGGAGGAAGCCCAAAGCCTTAACCATAACTATATCGGCACTGAGCATATTCTGCTGGGGCTGGTTAGGGAAGAAGAAGGCGTGGCCGCCCGCGTACTGGTGAATATGGACGTAAACCTGGCCAAGGTACGTTCGGCTGTTGAGTTTATACTGGGGCGGGGCGAACACCCGGCCACCTCTGAAACTGGTCTTACCTCCAGAGCCAAAAAGGTAATAGAACTGGGCATTGATGAGGCCCGGAATCTGGGTCACAACTATATCGGCACTGAACACCTGCTTTTAGGTTTACTGCGTGAAGGCGAAGGGGCGGCTGCCGGTGTCCTTGAGAGTTTCGGGGTTACTGTTGAAAAGGTACGCACCGAAGTAGGGCGTATTTTGAATCAGGGCTTAAATAAACCTAAAGCCGGCCGGGCAACTCCCAGCCGCACTCCCCAGCTTGACCAGCTGGGCTTTGACCTGACGGCCGCTGCCAGAACCGGCAAACTTGACCCGGTTATCGGGCGTGCCAAAGAAATAGAGCGGGTTGTCCAGATTCTTTCCCGCCGTACCAAAAATAACCCTGCCCTTATCGGCGAACCCGGTGTCGGCAAAACCTCCATTGTGGAGGGGCTGGCCCAGCGGATTGTTTCGGGTGACGTGCCGGAAACTCTGGAACAGAAACATATAATTTCGCTGGACGTGGCCTCACTGGTAGCCGGTACTAAATACCGGGGTGAATTTGAAGAACGGCTCAAGAAAGTTATTGAAGAGATTAAAACCGCAGGTAATATAATCCTGTTTATAGACGAATTCCATACCATGGTGGGTGCCGGTGCCGCCGAGGGTGCGGTAGATGCCGCCAATATCCTCAAGCCTTCGCTGGCCAGAGGTGAGGTACAGGTAATAGGGGCAACCACCCTGGATGACTTCCGCAAATATGTTGAGCGGGATGCCGCATTTGAGCGGCGTTTCCAGCCGGTGCTGGTGGAAGAACCGGCCATAGAAGATACCCTGAGTATACTTCGGGGCATAAAAGAGCGCTACGAAGAGCATCATAAGCTTATCATCAGCGAAGAAGCTATTGTCGCTGCCGCCAATATGGCTGCCAGATATATACCTGACCGCTTTTTGCCGGATAAGGCTATAGATTTAGTTGATGAAGCCGCTTCACGGGTGCGGATAAAGAAACGCACCAAGCCGGTCTCTTTGAAAGAGATGAAAGCCATAGAAGACAGCTACCGCCGGGATAAAGAAGCCGCTTTGGCTACCCAGCAGTATGATTATGCCTCCGAATTGCGTGAGCGTGAGCTTCAGATAGCTGAAAAGATACGCCGCATGGAAGACGAATGGCAGAACGAACAGGCCATGGATAAGCCGGTGGTGGGCGAAGAAGATATTGCCCAGGTAGTCAGCATGTGGACGGGTGTGCCGCTGGTACAGCTTACCGGTGACGAAACCGAACGTCTTTTACATATGGAAGAAGCCCTGCATGAGCGGATTATCGGCCAGGAAGAGGCCATTGTTACCATATCCAAGGCTGTCAGACGGGCACGGGCAGGTCTTAAAGATCCCCGCCATCCCATCGGCAACTTTGTCTTCCTGGGGCCCACCGGCGTAGGTAAAACCGAGCTGGCACGGGCGCTTGCCCAGTTTATGTTCGGTTCAGAAGACGCTTTAGTGCGGCTGGATATGTCCGAATTTATGGAAAAGTTTGCCGTATCCCGTCTGGTGGGTGCGCCCCCCGGATATGTGGGCTATGACGAGGGCGGCCAGTTGACTGAAGCTGTTCGCCGCAAGTCTTATTGCCTGATACTGCTGGACGAAATAGAAAAAGCTCATCCTGACGTTTTCAATATTCTTCTGCAGATATTTGATGACGGCCACCTGACAGATACCAAGGGCAGACGGGTGGACTTTCGGAATACCATTATTATTATGACCTCAAACATCGGGGCGGAGCTTATCCGCAAGGGCAGCGGAACTATCGGTTTTGCTACCCAGACAGATGAATCAAAGGCTCAGCAGACCAACTTTGAGCATATGAAAGACAAGCTGCTGGGTGAGCTTAAGAAGAGCTTCCGCCCGGAGTTCCTGAACCGTATTGACAGTGTGGTGGTCTTCCACTCACTTAATAAAGAGCAGATTCGCAGTATTGTTGACCTGATGCTTAAGAGTGTTATCAAGCAGATGTCTGAAAAGGGTATCGGGCTTGAAGTGACTGACTCTGCCAAAGACTTGCTGGGCAAGAAGGGTTATGACGAGGTTTATGGTGCAAGGCCGCTGCGCCGCACTATCCAGACCATGCTGGAGGACAGGCTGTCCGAGGACCTGCTGCGGGCTAAATTTGAAGCCGGGGATAAAGTGATAGTGGATACTGCCGAAGACGAAATAATTGTCCGTCTGGCAGAGCCGGCCGAACTTAGCCAGGCCACTTCATAA
- the radA gene encoding DNA repair protein RadA: MEKSRRVYVCSNCGRESLKWLGRCPACQEWNTFEEKTVVSPIGRKNEPARVISPAAELSSLQASETTRRSLSISEFNRVLGGGIVPGSLMLLGGEPGIGKSTLLLQVAASVAQSGGKVVYVSGEENPAQIKMRAQRLGISGEGLFLMAETDLNAILAQLSVLCPLLVVIDSIQTVFLPELEAAPGAINQVRESALRLMQWAKSSGASVFITAHVTKEGNIAGPRILEHIVDVVMYFEGESQSAYRLVRSVKNRFGSTNEVGIFEMKSEGLVEVANPSQIFLSNRQANTVGSAVTAVLEGSRPLLVEVQALTNTTSFGQPRRTANGVDFNRTLMIAAVLSKRLSMRLGTQDIIVNATGGIRLDEPAADLAIALAIASSYRDTGVCPETIALGEIGLSGELRTIPHLERRLSEASRLGFKRALVPAGANCHNVHNIQIIPVSTVKEAVKLALTGVKTETEDVFE, translated from the coding sequence ATGGAAAAAAGCCGTAGAGTTTATGTTTGTTCCAACTGCGGGCGTGAGAGCCTGAAATGGCTGGGCCGCTGCCCCGCCTGTCAGGAGTGGAATACTTTTGAAGAAAAAACGGTTGTTTCGCCCATAGGGCGTAAAAATGAACCTGCCCGGGTTATCAGCCCGGCGGCAGAGCTTTCCAGTTTACAGGCATCCGAAACCACCCGGCGGAGTTTATCCATTTCGGAGTTTAACCGGGTTTTAGGCGGCGGCATAGTGCCGGGTTCGCTTATGCTTTTAGGGGGTGAACCGGGCATCGGCAAATCCACTCTGCTTCTTCAGGTGGCGGCTTCGGTAGCCCAAAGCGGCGGCAAGGTAGTATATGTATCCGGGGAAGAAAACCCCGCCCAGATAAAAATGCGCGCCCAACGCCTGGGTATCAGCGGCGAAGGGCTTTTTCTTATGGCTGAGACTGACCTTAATGCCATTTTAGCCCAGCTTTCAGTCCTCTGCCCGTTACTGGTCGTTATTGACTCTATCCAGACTGTATTTCTGCCGGAGCTTGAAGCCGCACCCGGTGCTATAAATCAGGTGCGTGAGTCAGCCCTCCGCCTGATGCAGTGGGCTAAAAGCAGCGGAGCCAGCGTATTTATAACCGCCCATGTTACCAAAGAGGGAAACATAGCCGGGCCGCGTATACTGGAACATATAGTAGATGTGGTTATGTACTTTGAGGGAGAGTCCCAGAGTGCTTACCGTTTAGTGCGTTCGGTAAAAAACCGTTTCGGTTCTACCAACGAAGTGGGTATATTTGAAATGAAAAGTGAGGGTCTGGTAGAAGTAGCCAACCCTTCCCAGATATTTTTATCAAACCGCCAGGCAAATACGGTCGGCTCGGCTGTAACCGCTGTGCTGGAGGGCAGCCGCCCGCTGCTGGTTGAAGTGCAGGCACTTACCAATACCACCAGTTTCGGCCAGCCCCGCCGCACCGCCAACGGGGTGGATTTTAACCGTACCCTTATGATAGCCGCTGTCCTCTCCAAACGCCTGTCCATGCGTTTAGGTACCCAGGACATAATAGTCAACGCTACCGGCGGTATCCGTCTGGATGAGCCGGCCGCAGATTTAGCTATAGCTCTGGCCATTGCTTCCAGTTACCGGGATACCGGCGTCTGCCCAGAAACCATTGCTCTTGGGGAGATTGGTCTTTCTGGTGAACTGCGGACTATTCCCCATCTGGAAAGGCGTCTTTCCGAGGCCAGCCGTCTGGGTTTTAAGAGGGCTTTAGTACCGGCCGGTGCTAACTGCCACAATGTACATAATATCCAGATAATTCCGGTTTCAACTGTCAAAGAGGCGGTGAAGCTGGCACTTACCGGGGTAAAAACGGAGACCGAAGATGTTTTTGAATGA
- a CDS encoding 2-C-methyl-D-erythritol 4-phosphate cytidylyltransferase, translating into MFLNEKVGAVIVAAGQSRRMGGQDKIFARLSGKPVLAHTLSVFQQSPEIDDIALVVSEHNLKKAKELVKEYNFSKVIAICSGGELRQDSVSSGLTALCDCGWVLIHDGARPLLDPVSIPEGLEAAKLCGSAVAAVPLKDTVKEISPEGLVEKTLPREKLISVQTPQVFRADIIQKAYRRVGITATDDAQLVEKLKLPVKIFSGAYANIKITTPEDLLMAEILLKKGR; encoded by the coding sequence ATGTTTTTGAATGAAAAAGTCGGGGCAGTTATTGTAGCTGCCGGCCAGAGCCGCCGGATGGGCGGGCAGGACAAAATATTTGCCCGGCTTTCGGGTAAACCTGTTTTGGCTCACACCCTTTCGGTTTTTCAGCAGTCCCCGGAGATAGATGATATTGCCCTGGTGGTATCCGAACACAATCTTAAAAAAGCTAAAGAACTGGTCAAAGAATATAATTTCAGCAAGGTAATTGCTATATGCTCCGGCGGCGAACTCCGTCAGGACTCCGTTTCTTCAGGGCTGACTGCCTTGTGTGATTGCGGCTGGGTGCTTATTCATGACGGGGCGCGCCCTCTGCTTGACCCTGTCTCCATACCCGAAGGGCTGGAAGCGGCCAAACTCTGCGGTTCGGCCGTTGCGGCCGTACCCCTCAAAGACACCGTCAAGGAAATATCCCCAGAAGGGCTGGTGGAAAAGACCCTGCCTAGGGAAAAACTGATATCTGTCCAGACGCCTCAGGTATTTAGGGCAGACATTATCCAGAAAGCCTACCGCAGGGTGGGCATAACCGCCACTGATGATGCCCAACTGGTAGAAAAGCTGAAGCTCCCGGTCAAGATATTCTCCGGCGCATATGCTAATATAAAGATAACCACACCCGAAGACCTGCTTATGGCAGAAATACTGCTGAAGAAAGGACGGTGA
- the ispF gene encoding 2-C-methyl-D-erythritol 2,4-cyclodiphosphate synthase has protein sequence MRIGNGYDVHRLAPGQKLVLGGVEIPFECGLIGWSDADVLTHAIMDSLLGAAALGDIGLYFPPGDPKFKGISSLKLLEQVTALLAEKGFGIINVDSVIVAEEPKLRGHVDTMRKHLAKAMGIDPGRVGIKASTSEQLGFVGREEGMAAWAVALVDEK, from the coding sequence ATGCGTATTGGAAACGGTTATGATGTACATCGTCTGGCACCGGGGCAGAAGCTGGTGCTGGGCGGGGTGGAAATACCCTTTGAGTGCGGGCTTATCGGCTGGAGTGATGCGGACGTGCTTACCCACGCCATTATGGATTCGCTTCTGGGGGCGGCGGCACTGGGGGATATAGGGCTTTACTTCCCGCCGGGTGACCCTAAGTTCAAGGGCATATCTTCACTTAAACTCCTTGAGCAGGTAACAGCCTTGCTGGCTGAAAAAGGTTTCGGGATAATAAACGTAGATTCAGTTATAGTAGCGGAGGAACCAAAGCTACGCGGCCATGTAGATACCATGCGTAAACACCTTGCCAAGGCCATGGGCATAGACCCGGGGCGGGTAGGGATAAAAGCCAGCACCTCGGAGCAACTCGGCTTTGTAGGCCGCGAGGAGGGCATGGCAGCCTGGGCAGTGGCCCTCGTAGACGAAAAATAG
- the cysS gene encoding cysteine--tRNA ligase, which produces MKIYNTLSGKLEEFVPLEDGKVKMYVCGITPQSEPHIGHAMSYINFDVIRRYLSYKGYRVKYIQNFTDIDDKIIAKANAQGIEPSTLAERNIGVFLDAMAALNITPADYYPRATQEVPKIIEMVSGLIEKGYAYEAGGSVYLRVQKVEGYGKLSHRTLEQMMAGARIEPGEEKEYPMDFALWKATKPGEPSWESPWGLGRPGWHIECSAMSLRYLGEQIDIHGGGQDLIFPHHENEIAQSECFSGVKPFVKYWLHNGLLKLGEEKMSKSLGNLVTIKEALSRYSADALRIFVLSSSYRNPLTYSEEALEAAEKGAERLRQTAARQDNPRLQEINVDVKTYRERFTQYMDNDFNTSAALATIFDLGRELNRIEAEGGKSTQGQELFKELAGILGLSLIIAEPTTSADAAPFIDMLIELRKDLRLAKQYQLADKIRTSLDAAGILLEDSAGGTIWKIKTK; this is translated from the coding sequence ATGAAAATATATAACACTTTATCCGGCAAGCTGGAAGAATTTGTCCCTCTGGAAGATGGCAAGGTAAAAATGTATGTCTGCGGCATAACCCCGCAGTCAGAGCCGCATATCGGCCATGCCATGAGCTATATAAATTTTGACGTAATCCGCCGTTACCTCAGCTACAAAGGCTACCGGGTAAAATATATCCAGAATTTCACGGATATAGATGACAAAATAATTGCCAAAGCCAACGCTCAGGGCATAGAGCCGTCTACTCTGGCCGAAAGAAATATCGGGGTATTTCTGGATGCCATGGCCGCACTCAACATAACCCCGGCGGACTACTACCCGCGGGCCACCCAGGAAGTACCCAAGATAATAGAAATGGTCTCCGGCCTTATAGAAAAGGGCTATGCATACGAGGCAGGCGGCAGTGTCTACCTGCGGGTGCAGAAGGTGGAAGGCTACGGCAAACTGTCCCACCGCACTCTGGAGCAGATGATGGCCGGTGCCCGCATAGAGCCGGGCGAAGAAAAAGAATACCCAATGGACTTTGCCCTTTGGAAGGCTACCAAGCCGGGAGAGCCTTCCTGGGAAAGCCCCTGGGGATTGGGACGCCCCGGCTGGCATATTGAGTGTTCGGCCATGTCTCTGCGTTATCTGGGAGAGCAGATAGATATACACGGCGGCGGGCAGGACCTTATTTTCCCCCACCATGAAAACGAAATCGCTCAGTCCGAATGTTTCAGCGGGGTCAAACCCTTTGTCAAATACTGGCTGCATAACGGTCTTCTCAAGCTTGGCGAAGAGAAAATGAGCAAGTCGCTGGGTAATCTGGTCACCATAAAAGAAGCCCTCAGCCGCTATTCGGCTGATGCCCTGCGTATCTTTGTACTCAGCTCCAGCTACCGTAATCCGCTTACTTACTCTGAAGAAGCTCTGGAAGCAGCCGAAAAAGGGGCGGAACGCCTGCGCCAGACAGCCGCCAGACAGGATAATCCCCGGTTACAAGAAATAAATGTAGATGTTAAAACATACCGTGAGCGGTTTACCCAGTATATGGACAATGACTTTAACACCTCAGCCGCTCTGGCTACTATATTTGACCTTGGACGTGAGCTAAACCGCATTGAAGCAGAGGGTGGCAAAAGCACACAAGGGCAAGAACTGTTTAAAGAGCTGGCTGGTATACTTGGACTTAGCCTGATAATCGCGGAGCCTACGACTAGTGCAGATGCCGCGCCTTTTATAGATATGCTGATAGAACTCAGAAAAGACCTGCGTCTGGCAAAGCAGTACCAGCTGGCAGACAAAATCCGTACCAGCCTGGATGCAGCCGGGATACTTCTGGAAGACTCTGCCGGCGGCACTATATGGAAAATAAAAACCAAGTAA
- a CDS encoding DUF5049 domain-containing protein has translation MSETVKKQILAIRDTGLTNMLDIRTVQHIANDRSFYELVVYLEEHRREYAHFILTGEA, from the coding sequence ATGAGTGAAACGGTCAAGAAGCAGATTCTCGCCATCCGCGACACTGGGCTGACGAATATGTTAGATATCCGCACGGTGCAGCACATCGCCAACGACAGGAGCTTCTACGAGCTGGTGGTGTATCTGGAGGAGCATCGACGCGAATACGCGCATTTCATTCTCACCGGCGAAGCGTAA
- a CDS encoding DUF4314 domain-containing protein, giving the protein MRFPSKELVESLRKRYPVGCRVELVRMDDPQAPPVGTKGTVRGVDDIGSVMVAWDNGCGLSVAYGEDACKVVNVDE; this is encoded by the coding sequence ATGAGGTTTCCAAGTAAGGAGCTGGTAGAGAGCCTCCGCAAGCGTTACCCGGTTGGGTGCCGTGTGGAGCTTGTCCGAATGGACGACCCGCAAGCACCACCAGTTGGCACCAAAGGCACCGTGCGCGGCGTGGACGACATCGGCTCGGTCATGGTGGCATGGGACAATGGCTGCGGCCTGTCCGTGGCTTACGGTGAGGACGCCTGCAAGGTGGTGAACGTCGATGAGTGA
- a CDS encoding site-specific DNA-methyltransferase encodes MQIEKLKIEQLIPSDYNPRKDLKPGDNEYDKLKRSIEQFGYVEPVIWNKATGRVVGGHQRLKVLIDMGITEVECVVVELTETKEKALNVALNKISGDWDKDKLALLIADLQGSDFDVSLTGFDPSELDDLFKSSIKDGLHDDNFDVDEELKQPPVTKLGDLWTLGRHRLVCGDSTKAETFAVLLDDRKANLVITDPPYNVNYEGSAGKIKNDNMANDAFYNFLLAAFQNTEAVMADDASIYVFHSDTEGLNFRRAFSDAGFYLSGCCIWKKQSLVLGRSPYQWQHEPVLYGWKKSGKHQWYSGRKETTIWEFDKPKKNGDHPTMKPIPLLAYPIMNSSMTNTLVLDPFGGSGSTLMACEQADRSCATIELDEKFCDVIVKRYIEQVGAAEKVFVQRDGLTYSYAEVAVKSD; translated from the coding sequence ATGCAGATAGAAAAACTGAAAATTGAGCAGCTTATCCCGTCTGACTACAATCCACGTAAAGACCTGAAGCCCGGTGATAATGAATACGATAAGCTAAAGCGCTCCATTGAACAATTCGGATACGTCGAGCCGGTCATCTGGAATAAGGCCACCGGACGTGTCGTTGGCGGACATCAGCGTTTGAAGGTGCTCATCGATATGGGCATCACCGAGGTGGAGTGTGTCGTCGTCGAGCTGACGGAGACAAAGGAAAAGGCGCTCAATGTGGCGCTCAATAAAATATCCGGCGATTGGGATAAAGATAAGCTGGCGCTGCTCATTGCTGACTTGCAAGGTTCCGATTTCGATGTTTCGCTAACGGGCTTCGACCCGTCCGAACTGGATGACCTATTCAAAAGCAGCATCAAAGATGGTCTGCACGATGACAATTTTGATGTTGATGAGGAGCTCAAGCAGCCGCCGGTAACTAAGCTCGGCGACCTCTGGACACTCGGTCGGCATCGGCTGGTCTGCGGAGACAGCACCAAAGCAGAAACCTTCGCCGTCCTTTTGGATGACCGCAAAGCTAATCTGGTCATCACAGACCCGCCTTATAATGTAAACTACGAAGGCAGCGCCGGAAAAATCAAGAACGACAACATGGCAAACGATGCTTTTTACAATTTTCTGCTGGCAGCTTTCCAGAACACCGAGGCGGTTATGGCGGATGACGCCAGCATATACGTTTTCCATTCCGACACCGAAGGGCTGAATTTTAGAAGAGCCTTTTCGGATGCCGGTTTTTATTTGTCCGGTTGCTGTATCTGGAAAAAGCAATCGCTGGTGCTGGGGCGTTCTCCGTATCAGTGGCAGCACGAGCCTGTGCTCTACGGCTGGAAGAAAAGCGGCAAGCATCAGTGGTACAGTGGGCGCAAGGAAACGACCATCTGGGAGTTCGACAAACCAAAAAAGAATGGCGACCACCCGACAATGAAGCCTATCCCGCTGCTGGCTTATCCTATTATGAACAGCAGCATGACAAATACGCTGGTACTCGATCCCTTCGGTGGATCAGGCTCCACGCTCATGGCCTGTGAACAGGCCGACCGCTCCTGCGCCACCATTGAGCTTGACGAGAAGTTCTGCGATGTTATCGTGAAGCGGTATATAGAGCAGGTCGGTGCGGCGGAGAAGGTATTCGTCCAGCGTGACGGACTGACCTACTCCTACGCTGAAGTGGCTGTAAAATCGGACTGA
- the metK gene encoding methionine adenosyltransferase, translated as MTTYKTAESVCMGHPDKLCDLIADSILDACLRKDKSARVACEVMATKGKIIVAGEITCDGKVDIRWEVREVLRKVGYNPWKFTVFVFVHKQSADISAGVTTALEARNGSEERYASIGAGDQGTVYGYATNETREMLPLPLVLAHRICKRVDTVRKDKIVKGILPDGKAQVTVEYEDEKPKRVKTIVVSVQHEASKTQEQLYSDIKQNVLWQCFEDFPFDDDTEIFVNPSGRFVEGGPAADTGLTGRKMMVDTYGGLALHGGGAFSGKDPTKVDRSGAYMARYIAKNIVWSGLADKCGVALSYAIGKADPVAVDIDTFGTSALSNETLREIVMSVFNLRPAAIIEKLVLRNAIYEDTATYGHFNSCLFPWEDTSMRLYNELRKAAEAYADRKTEN; from the coding sequence ATGACTACTTACAAAACCGCCGAAAGTGTATGCATGGGGCACCCGGATAAGCTGTGCGACCTCATCGCCGACAGCATTCTGGATGCCTGTCTCAGAAAAGATAAATCCGCTCGCGTCGCCTGCGAAGTAATGGCGACCAAGGGAAAAATCATCGTTGCGGGCGAAATCACCTGTGACGGCAAAGTTGATATCCGTTGGGAGGTGCGCGAAGTCCTCCGAAAGGTCGGCTACAATCCGTGGAAGTTTACTGTCTTTGTGTTCGTCCACAAGCAGAGCGCCGACATCAGCGCAGGAGTGACCACTGCGCTCGAAGCCAGAAATGGCAGCGAGGAACGTTATGCTTCCATCGGCGCTGGCGATCAAGGCACCGTTTACGGTTACGCCACCAACGAAACCCGCGAGATGCTGCCGCTCCCTCTGGTGCTGGCGCATCGTATCTGTAAACGCGTAGATACCGTCCGCAAGGATAAAATCGTGAAAGGCATTCTGCCGGACGGCAAGGCGCAGGTCACGGTCGAATACGAGGATGAAAAGCCGAAGCGTGTAAAAACAATCGTGGTTTCCGTTCAGCATGAAGCCAGTAAGACACAGGAGCAGCTTTATTCGGATATCAAGCAGAATGTTCTCTGGCAGTGCTTTGAGGACTTCCCGTTTGATGATGATACTGAAATCTTCGTCAATCCCTCCGGCAGATTTGTTGAGGGCGGTCCCGCTGCTGACACTGGCTTGACTGGTCGAAAGATGATGGTGGACACCTACGGAGGGCTTGCTCTCCACGGCGGAGGAGCGTTCAGTGGCAAAGACCCAACGAAGGTCGACCGCAGCGGCGCTTATATGGCGCGGTACATCGCAAAGAATATCGTCTGGAGCGGCCTCGCGGATAAATGCGGAGTCGCTCTTTCTTATGCCATCGGAAAGGCTGACCCCGTGGCTGTGGACATCGACACATTTGGCACGAGCGCTCTTTCCAACGAGACTCTGCGTGAGATTGTGATGTCCGTGTTCAATCTGCGTCCGGCGGCAATCATCGAAAAGCTGGTCTTGCGTAACGCCATCTACGAGGACACCGCGACTTACGGGCACTTCAATTCCTGCTTGTTCCCGTGGGAGGATACCAGCATGAGGCTATACAACGAACTAAGAAAGGCGGCTGAAGCGTATGCAGATAGAAAAACTGAAAATTGA